The following proteins are co-located in the Mauremys reevesii isolate NIE-2019 linkage group 23, ASM1616193v1, whole genome shotgun sequence genome:
- the YTHDF2 gene encoding YTH domain-containing family protein 2, whose protein sequence is MSASSLLEQRPKGQGNKVQNGSVHQKDGLNDDDFEPYLSPQARPNNAYTAMSDSYLPSYYSPSIGFSYSLGEAAWSTGGDPPMPYLTSYGQLSNGEPHFLPDAMFGQPGALGSTPFLGQHGFNFFPSGIDFSAWGNNSSQGQSTQSSGYSSNYAYAPSSLGGAMIDGQSAFANETLNKAPGMNTIDQGMAALKLGSTDVASNVPKVVGSAVGSGSITSNIVASNSLPPATIAPPKPTSWADIASKPAKQQPKLKTKNGIAGSSLPPPPIKHNMDIGTWDNKGPVAKAPSQALVQNIGQQPTQVSPQPVGQQINNSPPVTQASPGQQPQPLPPPPPQPAQLPVQQQAAQPTRWVAPRNRGNGFGQNGVDGNGVGQSQASSGSAPSEPHPVLEKLRSINNYNPKDFDWNPKHGRVFIIKSYSEDDIHRSIKYNIWCSTEHGNKRLDAAYRSMNGKGPVYLLFSVNGSGHFCGVAEMKSAVDYNTCAGVWSQDKWKGRFDVRWIFVKDVPNSQLRHIRLENNENKPVTNSRDTQEVPLEKAKQVLKIIATYKHTTSIFDDFSHYEKRQEEEENVKKERQGRVK, encoded by the exons ATGTCGGCCAGCAGCCTCCTGGAGCAG AGACCCAAGGGCCAAGGCAACAAAG TGCAAAATGGATCTGTGCATCAGAAGGATGGGTTAAATGATGATGACTTTGAACCCTACTTGAGTCCTCAGGCCAGACCG AATAATGCATACACTGCGATGTCTGACTCCTACTTGCCCAGCTACTACAGTCCATCCATTGGATTCTCCTACTCGTTAGGCGAAGCTGCCTGGTCTACAGGAGGTGACCCACCCATGCCCTACTTAACATCCTATGGACAGCTAAGCAATGGGGAGCCTCACTTTCTCCCAGATGCAATGTTTGGGCAGCCAGGGGCGCTTGGCAGCACTCCATTTCTTGGGCAGCATGGCTTTAACTTCTTTCCAAGTGGAattgacttttcagcttgggggAATAACAGTTCTCAGGGACAGTCCACTCAAAGCTCTGGATATAGTAGCAATTATGCTTATGCACCAAGCTCACTGGGTGGAGCCATGATTGATGGACAGTCTGCTTTTGCCAATGAGACTCTAAATAAGGCTCCTGGCATGAATACCATAGACCAAGGGATGGCAGCACTGAAGTTGGGCAGCACGGATGTTGCAAGCAATGTCCCAAAAGTTGTTGGTTCCGCTGTTGGTAGCGGGTCCATTACCAGTAATATCGTGGCATCTAACAGTTTGCCTCCTGCTACCATTGCTCCTCCGAAACCGACATCATGGGCTGATATTGCTAGCAAACCTGCAAAACAACAGCCCAAGCTGAAGACCAAGAATGGCATTGCAGGTTCAAGTCTTCCACCGCCTCCAATAAAACATAACATGGATATTGGAACTTGGGATAACAAAGGGCCGGTAGCAAAAGCGCCTTCCCAGGCTTTAGTTCAGAATATTGGTCAGCAGCCAACCCAGGTGTCCCCTCAACCAGTGGGCCAACAGATCAATAACAGCCCACCAGTGACACAGGCTTCTCCAGGACAACAGCCGCAgccgctgccaccaccaccaccacagccaGCCCAGCTACCAGTGCAGCAACAGGCAGCTCAGCCAACCCGCTGGGTTGCACCTCGTAACCGTGGCAATGGGTTTGGTCAAAACGGAGTGGATGGTAATGGAGTGGGACAGTCTCAAGCCAGCTCTGGTTCCGCTCCTTCGGAACCGCACCCAGTGTTGGAGAAATTGAGGTCCATCAACAACTACAACCCCAAGGATTTTGACTGGAACCCAAAACACGGTCGGGTTTTCATCATTAAGAGTTACTCTGAGGACGATATCCACCGTTCCATTAAATATAACATCTGGTGCAGTACAGAGCACGGCAACAAGAGACTGGATGCTGCTTATCGCTCCATGAACGGGAAAGGCCCCGTTTACTTACTGTTCAGTGTCAACGGCAGTGGTCACTTCTGCGGAGTAGCAGAAATGAAATCTGCTGTGGACTACAACACATGTGCAGGTGTGTGGTCCCAGGACAAATGGAAGGGACGTTTTGATGTCAGGTGGATTTTTGTGAAGGACGTTCCGAACAGCCAGCTGCGGCACATCCGCCTAGAGAACAACGAGAATAAACCAGTGACCAACTCCAGGGACACTCAGGAAGtgcctctggaaaaggctaagcAGGTGTTGAAAATCATTGCCACCTACAAGCACACCACCTCCATCTTTGATGACTTCTCACACTATGAGAAacgccaggaggaggaggaaaatgttaaaaag
- the GMEB1 gene encoding glucocorticoid modulatory element-binding protein 1 isoform X2, which translates to MANAEVSVPVGDVVVVPSEGNEGENPEDTKTQVILQLQPVQQGIYEEGSETSAAVVAVETHTIHKLEEGIDPSTIETNEEIEIAYPITCGESKAILLWKKFVCPGINVKCVKFNDQLISPKHFVHLAGKSTLKDWKRAIRLGGIMLRKMMDSGQIDFYQHDKVCTNTCRSTKFDLLISSARAPVPGQQTSVVQTPTSADGSITQIALSEESMEEGIEWNSALTAAVTMATEEGIKKDTEEISEDTLMFWKGIADVGLMEEVVCNIQKEIEEVLKGVQQRLGQSPFQITDAAVLNNVAHTFGLMDTVKKVLDNRKSQTEQGEEQFLYTLADLERQLEEQKKLARDQKIKSQTIQNVVLMPVSAPKPPKRPRLQRPASATVLSSSTPVQQPQFTVISPIAIAPMGQQFSVGNIPVATISQGSSPVTLHTLPSSQLFRYATVVSSSKSSSSDTVTLHPSSSLALLSSAAMQDSGGLANVATVVNPVELVAMESGLTSTIQAVEGTSEDGQTIIEIDPAPDPEAETEESEGKAVILETELRTEEKVMAEVEDHQHQSKNGKSWRNTERPKKRLHLHGVMDKINCFCREEGVILQTRRGHHLSFLRAHCDTVHILVFAQAWSLLGLFYLRKTL; encoded by the exons ATGGCAAATGCCGAAGTGAGTGTCCCTGTGGGGGATGTGGTGGTTGTACCAAGCGAAGGAAATGAAGGGGAGAACCCGGAAGATACCAAAACCCAAGTGATACTACAGCTACAGCCAGTGCAGCAAGG GATTTACGAAGAGGGCTCTGAGACCAGTGCCGCTGTGGTGGCTGTAGAAACACATACCATACACAAACTAGAAGAAGGGATTG ACCCCAGCACCATTGAAACCAACGAGGAAATTGAGATTGCCTACCCCATCACCTGTGGGGAGAGCAAAGCCATTCTCCTCTGGAAGAAGTTTGTCTGTCCAGGAATTAATGTCAAGTGCGTCAAG ttTAATGACCAATTGATCAGCCCTAAGCACTTTGTTCACTTGGCTGGCAAGTCTACCCTGAAGGACTGGAAGAGAGCCATTCGCCTTGGAGGAATCATGTTGAG gAAGATGATGGACTCTGGGCAAATCGACTTCTACCAGCACGACAAGGTTTGCACCAACACCTGTCGAAGCACCAAATTTGATCTCCTGATCAGCAGTGCCAGAGCACCGGTGCCAGGGCAACAGACAAGTGTGGTGCAGACGCCCACATCAGCTGATG GGAGCATCACCCAAATCGCATTGTCGGAGGAGAGCATGGAGGAGGGGATTGAATGGAACTCTGCTCTGACGGCTGCTGTCACCATGGCCACTGAGGAGGGCATCAAGAAGGACACAGAGGAGATTTCGG AGGACACGCTGATGTTCTGGAAAGGAATAGCCGACGTGGGGCTGATGGAAGAGGTCGTCTGCAACATCCAGAAAGAGATAGAAGAGGTGCTGAAAGGTGTCCAGCAGAGGCTCGGCCAATCTCCCTTCCAGATCACAG ATGCTGCAGTCCTGAATAATGTGGCCCACACTTTTGGCTTGATGGACACAGTCAAGAAAGTTTTGGACAACAGGAAAAGCCAAACAGAGCAGGGAGAAGAGCAGTTTCTTTATACTTTAGCAG ACCTGGAACGCCAGCTggaggagcagaagaagctcgcCAGAGATCAGAAGATAAAGTCTCAGACGATCCAGAACGTGGTGCTGATGCCAGTCAGTGCTCCAAAACCCCCTAAGAGACCTCGTCTGCAGCGCCCGGCCTCAGCCACAGTCTTGAGTTCTTCCACCCCCGTCCAGCAGCCTCAGTTCACAGTCATCTCACCCATTGCCATTGCCCCTATGGGACAGCAGTTCTCAGTGGGCAACATTCCAGTGGCAACCATCAGCCAGGGATCCAGCCCAGTGACTCTCCACACCTTGCCATCCTCACAGCTCTTCCGATATGCCACCGTGGTGTCTTCCTCCAAGTCCAGTTCATCTGACACTGTAACCCTTCATCCGTCCTCGAGCTTGGCCCTGCTGAGCTCAGCTGCTATGCAGGACAGCGGTGGCCTGGCTAACGTGGCCACAGTGGTGAACCCTGTGGAACTGGTGGCCATGGAGTCTGGCCTGACCTCTACCATCCAAGCTGTTGAGGGCACCTCAGAAGATGGACAGACCATCATAGAGATAGACCCAGCACCAGATCCTGAAGCAGAGACTGAGGAATCGGAGGGCAAAGCTGTGATTCTGGAAACTGAGCTGAGGACAGAGGAGAAAGTGATGGCAGAGGTTGAGGACCATCAGCACCAG tccAAAAACGGAAAAAGCTGGAGAAACACAGAGAGGCCCAAGAAAAGGCTCCATCTCCATGGAGTGATGGACAAAATCAACTGTTTCTGCAGGGAGGAAGGAGTGATTCTGCAGACCAGAAGGGGACATCACCTCTCCTTCCTGAGAGCACACTGTGATACAGTCCATATTCTCGTTTTTGCCCAGGCCTGGTCATTGCTAGGACTATTTTATTTGAGAAAGACTCTCTGA
- the GMEB1 gene encoding glucocorticoid modulatory element-binding protein 1 isoform X4 has product MANAEVSVPVGDVVVVPSEGNEGENPEDTKTQVILQLQPVQQGIYEEGSETSAAVVAVETHTIHKLEEGIDPSTIETNEEIEIAYPITCGESKAILLWKKFVCPGINVKCVKFNDQLISPKHFVHLAGKSTLKDWKRAIRLGGIMLRKMMDSGQIDFYQHDKVCTNTCRSTKFDLLISSARAPVPGQQTSVVQTPTSADGSITQIALSEESMEEGIEWNSALTAAVTMATEEGIKKDTEEISEDTLMFWKGIADVGLMEEVVCNIQKEIEEVLKGVQQRLGQSPFQITDAAVLNNVAHTFGLMDTVKKVLDNRKSQTEQGEEQFLYTLADLERQLEEQKKLARDQKIKSQTIQNVVLMPVSAPKPPKRPRLQRPASATVLSSSTPVQQPQFTVISPIAIAPMGQQFSVGNIPVATISQGSSPVTLHTLPSSQLFRYATVVSSSKSSSSDTVTLHPSSSLALLSSAAMQDSGGLANVATVVNPVELVAMESGLTSTIQAVEGTSEDGQTIIEIDPAPDPEAETEESEGKAVILETELRTEEKVMAEVEDHQHQVHNVEIVVLED; this is encoded by the exons ATGGCAAATGCCGAAGTGAGTGTCCCTGTGGGGGATGTGGTGGTTGTACCAAGCGAAGGAAATGAAGGGGAGAACCCGGAAGATACCAAAACCCAAGTGATACTACAGCTACAGCCAGTGCAGCAAGG GATTTACGAAGAGGGCTCTGAGACCAGTGCCGCTGTGGTGGCTGTAGAAACACATACCATACACAAACTAGAAGAAGGGATTG ACCCCAGCACCATTGAAACCAACGAGGAAATTGAGATTGCCTACCCCATCACCTGTGGGGAGAGCAAAGCCATTCTCCTCTGGAAGAAGTTTGTCTGTCCAGGAATTAATGTCAAGTGCGTCAAG ttTAATGACCAATTGATCAGCCCTAAGCACTTTGTTCACTTGGCTGGCAAGTCTACCCTGAAGGACTGGAAGAGAGCCATTCGCCTTGGAGGAATCATGTTGAG gAAGATGATGGACTCTGGGCAAATCGACTTCTACCAGCACGACAAGGTTTGCACCAACACCTGTCGAAGCACCAAATTTGATCTCCTGATCAGCAGTGCCAGAGCACCGGTGCCAGGGCAACAGACAAGTGTGGTGCAGACGCCCACATCAGCTGATG GGAGCATCACCCAAATCGCATTGTCGGAGGAGAGCATGGAGGAGGGGATTGAATGGAACTCTGCTCTGACGGCTGCTGTCACCATGGCCACTGAGGAGGGCATCAAGAAGGACACAGAGGAGATTTCGG AGGACACGCTGATGTTCTGGAAAGGAATAGCCGACGTGGGGCTGATGGAAGAGGTCGTCTGCAACATCCAGAAAGAGATAGAAGAGGTGCTGAAAGGTGTCCAGCAGAGGCTCGGCCAATCTCCCTTCCAGATCACAG ATGCTGCAGTCCTGAATAATGTGGCCCACACTTTTGGCTTGATGGACACAGTCAAGAAAGTTTTGGACAACAGGAAAAGCCAAACAGAGCAGGGAGAAGAGCAGTTTCTTTATACTTTAGCAG ACCTGGAACGCCAGCTggaggagcagaagaagctcgcCAGAGATCAGAAGATAAAGTCTCAGACGATCCAGAACGTGGTGCTGATGCCAGTCAGTGCTCCAAAACCCCCTAAGAGACCTCGTCTGCAGCGCCCGGCCTCAGCCACAGTCTTGAGTTCTTCCACCCCCGTCCAGCAGCCTCAGTTCACAGTCATCTCACCCATTGCCATTGCCCCTATGGGACAGCAGTTCTCAGTGGGCAACATTCCAGTGGCAACCATCAGCCAGGGATCCAGCCCAGTGACTCTCCACACCTTGCCATCCTCACAGCTCTTCCGATATGCCACCGTGGTGTCTTCCTCCAAGTCCAGTTCATCTGACACTGTAACCCTTCATCCGTCCTCGAGCTTGGCCCTGCTGAGCTCAGCTGCTATGCAGGACAGCGGTGGCCTGGCTAACGTGGCCACAGTGGTGAACCCTGTGGAACTGGTGGCCATGGAGTCTGGCCTGACCTCTACCATCCAAGCTGTTGAGGGCACCTCAGAAGATGGACAGACCATCATAGAGATAGACCCAGCACCAGATCCTGAAGCAGAGACTGAGGAATCGGAGGGCAAAGCTGTGATTCTGGAAACTGAGCTGAGGACAGAGGAGAAAGTGATGGCAGAGGTTGAGGACCATCAGCACCAGGTGCACAATGTAGAGATTGTTGTCTTGGAGGATTAG
- the GMEB1 gene encoding glucocorticoid modulatory element-binding protein 1 isoform X1, with the protein MANAEVSVPVGDVVVVPSEGNEGENPEDTKTQVILQLQPVQQGLFIDGHFYNRIYEEGSETSAAVVAVETHTIHKLEEGIDPSTIETNEEIEIAYPITCGESKAILLWKKFVCPGINVKCVKFNDQLISPKHFVHLAGKSTLKDWKRAIRLGGIMLRKMMDSGQIDFYQHDKVCTNTCRSTKFDLLISSARAPVPGQQTSVVQTPTSADGSITQIALSEESMEEGIEWNSALTAAVTMATEEGIKKDTEEISEDTLMFWKGIADVGLMEEVVCNIQKEIEEVLKGVQQRLGQSPFQITDAAVLNNVAHTFGLMDTVKKVLDNRKSQTEQGEEQFLYTLADLERQLEEQKKLARDQKIKSQTIQNVVLMPVSAPKPPKRPRLQRPASATVLSSSTPVQQPQFTVISPIAIAPMGQQFSVGNIPVATISQGSSPVTLHTLPSSQLFRYATVVSSSKSSSSDTVTLHPSSSLALLSSAAMQDSGGLANVATVVNPVELVAMESGLTSTIQAVEGTSEDGQTIIEIDPAPDPEAETEESEGKAVILETELRTEEKVMAEVEDHQHQSKNGKSWRNTERPKKRLHLHGVMDKINCFCREEGVILQTRRGHHLSFLRAHCDTVHILVFAQAWSLLGLFYLRKTL; encoded by the exons ATGGCAAATGCCGAAGTGAGTGTCCCTGTGGGGGATGTGGTGGTTGTACCAAGCGAAGGAAATGAAGGGGAGAACCCGGAAGATACCAAAACCCAAGTGATACTACAGCTACAGCCAGTGCAGCAAGG TTTGTTTATCGATGGACACTTTTACAACAGGATTTACGAAGAGGGCTCTGAGACCAGTGCCGCTGTGGTGGCTGTAGAAACACATACCATACACAAACTAGAAGAAGGGATTG ACCCCAGCACCATTGAAACCAACGAGGAAATTGAGATTGCCTACCCCATCACCTGTGGGGAGAGCAAAGCCATTCTCCTCTGGAAGAAGTTTGTCTGTCCAGGAATTAATGTCAAGTGCGTCAAG ttTAATGACCAATTGATCAGCCCTAAGCACTTTGTTCACTTGGCTGGCAAGTCTACCCTGAAGGACTGGAAGAGAGCCATTCGCCTTGGAGGAATCATGTTGAG gAAGATGATGGACTCTGGGCAAATCGACTTCTACCAGCACGACAAGGTTTGCACCAACACCTGTCGAAGCACCAAATTTGATCTCCTGATCAGCAGTGCCAGAGCACCGGTGCCAGGGCAACAGACAAGTGTGGTGCAGACGCCCACATCAGCTGATG GGAGCATCACCCAAATCGCATTGTCGGAGGAGAGCATGGAGGAGGGGATTGAATGGAACTCTGCTCTGACGGCTGCTGTCACCATGGCCACTGAGGAGGGCATCAAGAAGGACACAGAGGAGATTTCGG AGGACACGCTGATGTTCTGGAAAGGAATAGCCGACGTGGGGCTGATGGAAGAGGTCGTCTGCAACATCCAGAAAGAGATAGAAGAGGTGCTGAAAGGTGTCCAGCAGAGGCTCGGCCAATCTCCCTTCCAGATCACAG ATGCTGCAGTCCTGAATAATGTGGCCCACACTTTTGGCTTGATGGACACAGTCAAGAAAGTTTTGGACAACAGGAAAAGCCAAACAGAGCAGGGAGAAGAGCAGTTTCTTTATACTTTAGCAG ACCTGGAACGCCAGCTggaggagcagaagaagctcgcCAGAGATCAGAAGATAAAGTCTCAGACGATCCAGAACGTGGTGCTGATGCCAGTCAGTGCTCCAAAACCCCCTAAGAGACCTCGTCTGCAGCGCCCGGCCTCAGCCACAGTCTTGAGTTCTTCCACCCCCGTCCAGCAGCCTCAGTTCACAGTCATCTCACCCATTGCCATTGCCCCTATGGGACAGCAGTTCTCAGTGGGCAACATTCCAGTGGCAACCATCAGCCAGGGATCCAGCCCAGTGACTCTCCACACCTTGCCATCCTCACAGCTCTTCCGATATGCCACCGTGGTGTCTTCCTCCAAGTCCAGTTCATCTGACACTGTAACCCTTCATCCGTCCTCGAGCTTGGCCCTGCTGAGCTCAGCTGCTATGCAGGACAGCGGTGGCCTGGCTAACGTGGCCACAGTGGTGAACCCTGTGGAACTGGTGGCCATGGAGTCTGGCCTGACCTCTACCATCCAAGCTGTTGAGGGCACCTCAGAAGATGGACAGACCATCATAGAGATAGACCCAGCACCAGATCCTGAAGCAGAGACTGAGGAATCGGAGGGCAAAGCTGTGATTCTGGAAACTGAGCTGAGGACAGAGGAGAAAGTGATGGCAGAGGTTGAGGACCATCAGCACCAG tccAAAAACGGAAAAAGCTGGAGAAACACAGAGAGGCCCAAGAAAAGGCTCCATCTCCATGGAGTGATGGACAAAATCAACTGTTTCTGCAGGGAGGAAGGAGTGATTCTGCAGACCAGAAGGGGACATCACCTCTCCTTCCTGAGAGCACACTGTGATACAGTCCATATTCTCGTTTTTGCCCAGGCCTGGTCATTGCTAGGACTATTTTATTTGAGAAAGACTCTCTGA
- the GMEB1 gene encoding glucocorticoid modulatory element-binding protein 1 isoform X3, whose translation MANAEVSVPVGDVVVVPSEGNEGENPEDTKTQVILQLQPVQQGLFIDGHFYNRIYEEGSETSAAVVAVETHTIHKLEEGIDPSTIETNEEIEIAYPITCGESKAILLWKKFVCPGINVKCVKFNDQLISPKHFVHLAGKSTLKDWKRAIRLGGIMLRKMMDSGQIDFYQHDKVCTNTCRSTKFDLLISSARAPVPGQQTSVVQTPTSADGSITQIALSEESMEEGIEWNSALTAAVTMATEEGIKKDTEEISEDTLMFWKGIADVGLMEEVVCNIQKEIEEVLKGVQQRLGQSPFQITDAAVLNNVAHTFGLMDTVKKVLDNRKSQTEQGEEQFLYTLADLERQLEEQKKLARDQKIKSQTIQNVVLMPVSAPKPPKRPRLQRPASATVLSSSTPVQQPQFTVISPIAIAPMGQQFSVGNIPVATISQGSSPVTLHTLPSSQLFRYATVVSSSKSSSSDTVTLHPSSSLALLSSAAMQDSGGLANVATVVNPVELVAMESGLTSTIQAVEGTSEDGQTIIEIDPAPDPEAETEESEGKAVILETELRTEEKVMAEVEDHQHQVHNVEIVVLED comes from the exons ATGGCAAATGCCGAAGTGAGTGTCCCTGTGGGGGATGTGGTGGTTGTACCAAGCGAAGGAAATGAAGGGGAGAACCCGGAAGATACCAAAACCCAAGTGATACTACAGCTACAGCCAGTGCAGCAAGG TTTGTTTATCGATGGACACTTTTACAACAGGATTTACGAAGAGGGCTCTGAGACCAGTGCCGCTGTGGTGGCTGTAGAAACACATACCATACACAAACTAGAAGAAGGGATTG ACCCCAGCACCATTGAAACCAACGAGGAAATTGAGATTGCCTACCCCATCACCTGTGGGGAGAGCAAAGCCATTCTCCTCTGGAAGAAGTTTGTCTGTCCAGGAATTAATGTCAAGTGCGTCAAG ttTAATGACCAATTGATCAGCCCTAAGCACTTTGTTCACTTGGCTGGCAAGTCTACCCTGAAGGACTGGAAGAGAGCCATTCGCCTTGGAGGAATCATGTTGAG gAAGATGATGGACTCTGGGCAAATCGACTTCTACCAGCACGACAAGGTTTGCACCAACACCTGTCGAAGCACCAAATTTGATCTCCTGATCAGCAGTGCCAGAGCACCGGTGCCAGGGCAACAGACAAGTGTGGTGCAGACGCCCACATCAGCTGATG GGAGCATCACCCAAATCGCATTGTCGGAGGAGAGCATGGAGGAGGGGATTGAATGGAACTCTGCTCTGACGGCTGCTGTCACCATGGCCACTGAGGAGGGCATCAAGAAGGACACAGAGGAGATTTCGG AGGACACGCTGATGTTCTGGAAAGGAATAGCCGACGTGGGGCTGATGGAAGAGGTCGTCTGCAACATCCAGAAAGAGATAGAAGAGGTGCTGAAAGGTGTCCAGCAGAGGCTCGGCCAATCTCCCTTCCAGATCACAG ATGCTGCAGTCCTGAATAATGTGGCCCACACTTTTGGCTTGATGGACACAGTCAAGAAAGTTTTGGACAACAGGAAAAGCCAAACAGAGCAGGGAGAAGAGCAGTTTCTTTATACTTTAGCAG ACCTGGAACGCCAGCTggaggagcagaagaagctcgcCAGAGATCAGAAGATAAAGTCTCAGACGATCCAGAACGTGGTGCTGATGCCAGTCAGTGCTCCAAAACCCCCTAAGAGACCTCGTCTGCAGCGCCCGGCCTCAGCCACAGTCTTGAGTTCTTCCACCCCCGTCCAGCAGCCTCAGTTCACAGTCATCTCACCCATTGCCATTGCCCCTATGGGACAGCAGTTCTCAGTGGGCAACATTCCAGTGGCAACCATCAGCCAGGGATCCAGCCCAGTGACTCTCCACACCTTGCCATCCTCACAGCTCTTCCGATATGCCACCGTGGTGTCTTCCTCCAAGTCCAGTTCATCTGACACTGTAACCCTTCATCCGTCCTCGAGCTTGGCCCTGCTGAGCTCAGCTGCTATGCAGGACAGCGGTGGCCTGGCTAACGTGGCCACAGTGGTGAACCCTGTGGAACTGGTGGCCATGGAGTCTGGCCTGACCTCTACCATCCAAGCTGTTGAGGGCACCTCAGAAGATGGACAGACCATCATAGAGATAGACCCAGCACCAGATCCTGAAGCAGAGACTGAGGAATCGGAGGGCAAAGCTGTGATTCTGGAAACTGAGCTGAGGACAGAGGAGAAAGTGATGGCAGAGGTTGAGGACCATCAGCACCAGGTGCACAATGTAGAGATTGTTGTCTTGGAGGATTAG